Genomic window (Lycium barbarum isolate Lr01 chromosome 2, ASM1917538v2, whole genome shotgun sequence):
GACATTAGCTAAAGGGTAATTTATCAATATTACTCACTCTGTCCCAACTTATGAGAAATCGTTCGGATTTTGAGGGTAAGACGGTTTAATTTTATCGTGAATTCGAGCATGAAATCTTTATGTTttctaaaataaaatttacatatttgaaaattatataaaaagtagtataagtcacaataattaataattcaaaAATTTAAAAGATACATGAAAAAATTACAGTGAAAATTCAaaatgtgccacataaattgaaatgttGGGAGTATCTTCTCGCTTCTTTCCAAACTTTTCTTACACTGAGCAGTGGCGGAGGCAGAATTTCAATTCAGGgggttcaaaaaataaaataagcacTCTTGTGTTGGCAAATGAGCGGGTCGGATCAGGAATAACTTAAATACATAAAGTATGCTTAACGAAGCACATAGCAATGGAAAGTCAAAAAGCAACTAACTTGCACGAGAGAACCTTAATAGTCCAATAATATATAAAATTTGAAATATAAGTAATACCTTGCACTTTTATCTAAATCACGCAGTAAGGCTTACTTCCTCCGTAAATGGTTCGGAAGAGCTTCTATATCTGAGACAATGTCATCAATGTAGCAAATTGTTAGAAATCAAAGTAGAACTACACATAGGAACTAATTCCTATATAATAAATCAAGCATCACTCTTGCACAGACAATACTAAAAATCATGCTCGAAGCAAGAATAGTGTTGTCAAAGGCCTGCTTGAGGCGTACATAAACCTCGAAGCTGGGTGAAGGCACCTCCGCTCATGATGAAGAAAAATATCACAATAAAATCCCACAATATAGGTAATAAACTAAGCAAAAGCTAATAAAGTAAGAAGTTTCCATTAAGAAAGGCAACTTGAAAGAAATAAACAATTATGTAGACAATTTTACTCATTTAGTTCCTTCTTCCTAGAATAAATTGCTCTTcctaaaataagtaatttaaacaCAACAAGACATTTTCAACTATCATATCTCCAAATACAAAAAATATGAGACAGTCTTTAATAAGATTTGGAGGGTGGATGTGATAGATTTGATTATCTGCTCATACTAAATGCATATTATGGACTAACTCTTCTTTTACTAGCAATCATATATATATTGAGAGACAAAAGTACTGATAATGTGGAGACTCCAAAATATGAAGTACTACTTAATACTGACCAACTTGAGGAGGAAGTGAGAAGCTTTAGTAGGCGTTTGAGCATCTTTGGTttaagttataaaaaaaaatatttgaagttaaagagaaggtatttgtaAGTTAATTTATGTCCTAATTTGTCTTTTTGCTGCGATTAGTGAGAACACTGAGATATATTCATTTATATTAAAATTACAACTGAAAAATTGCATCTGAAAGTTGACTATCATATCTCCAAGATTCCATGGGTATAATCTAAAAAGCAAGAGAGAAAATTTTGCAACTGACCAATTCTCAGTCACTCCGGGCAAATTTGAAGCTGTCGAGCTAAAATTTATAGCAAATatacaaaataacaacaacaacaacaacaacaacaacaacaacatacccagtatttTATTCTCGCAATAAAGCAAATATATAGAATTttagaaaagataaaaaaaaaatggagaaaggAGGGATCTAAGAACTTACCGAAGAAGCCATGAACGGAGACCAGAGAGCAGTGGCGGAGGCAAacaaatcaacaaaaaaaaactgagcaaaaaaaaaaaaaaaagaaaggtgtTAGGTGAGGTGACAGTGAcggaagagaagagaaagaaaacatTTGGTTTGTTCAATATTTGACTTATTTAGGGATTTGAATCCAATCAGATTTGTCCCCTACAAAACTAGGTCGTTTTGTCCATTTATTTTAAGTAAATATAACGTTACTAAACTACGTCGTTTTGTTTAATGAAACAGCTGAAATAAAATGTTCAGGAAAATATTGCAAGCACGgctgctggggttcgaacccgcgTGTAACGGGCAACTCTGAACCCCCTGCGCCACTGAGCTGTGCCTTTCGTTTGTTTTGAGGGGGTtcaatattaaatatatacacataaaataaaaatttggccttatataaacagtgtaatttttcgactgaaggggttcggatgaacaccctgggATAtacgtagatccgcccctgacACTGAGAGATAATGTTGGGCTTTTTAAAAGACCCATTAATTAAAGAGAAGATAATTTTGGAAAAATTCAATTAATACATCTTTAGACTTTCAAAAAATCATTCATTTTGCACTATAAAAAAGtgcaaaaattgatttatattggaatggagggagtattagtcGGTGTTCTTAAATGCGTTTTTGGGGCAAGTCCTGGGGCAAAGCGTATCAAAAATGCACCGAGGCGTACAGGCGGGGCGTAAGTATCTTGGGGCGTAAGCCTCAACCTTCGGGGCGTTCGCCTAGGTGTAAGCTCCGGAAACTTTTACAAATTTGAGCCAAAATTACttaataattttttattaaaaaagttAAATATCCAATAATTAACTCATAGTAAATTCTCAAACTAAATATCtcaaaaagtcaaaaaaaaaaaaaaattctaatcgTTTATCCTAATTTCATAAGCTTTTCTCATTGTTGTTTACGGAGTAACATATACACTTTACACCTTTGTATGCAAAGTAAACTGCAAAGCAAATAGTTTTGTCCTCTAATTCTTACGATCTTCCATGTTTGCATTTTCCTTCTTTATACTTTATTTTCTTCAAGATTTTCTTAGTATTCTTCAATTTATCTTTTTCAAGATAATTTTTAGTTTTAGAATTTCTTTTGATATCACTCTAGTTTAGATAATGTTTTGAAGACTCTACTTTGACTATTTGTATTATAATAAGTATTAATTTGTATCTAGTTTTAAGTTTTAAAATAATAACTTTATATTATTGTCAATTTTATCTTTGAATTATTAGGACAGGGTATCGTTTTGTCAACTCTAATTATGTTTCATCATAGTCATGTTATTGCGTAATGCATCTTTACATTcactttttcaagatttttttaatAGTTCATGCATATGTCAGCATGttaataataaatatatacatttttatacttaatcttttttttatttatataattttaatatattttttacttatatttttattttattaatttagaaaatattaaaaattaagtacccatggggcttacgcctggGCGAGGCATATGTAAAACATCTCGCCTTACGCCcgcgccttttaaaacactggtcatAAAAACTGTGTAATTTTGTATACTTGATGGAGTCTAAAGAACCAGGCCAGGATAGCTGGCCCACAGGCTTGTTCCTCTGTCATAACGGCCCAGAGGCTAGCAGGCCCAAATCCCAAACACAAGATCACTTTGGGCGTTGACTTAGGTCATTCTTCTAAGggatttttatgcttttggtgcTCGGTTAAAAATAATTACAGCGGCTAATCAATATACAttaattatgtataaaatttatATATGTTTTGCCTACTACAATTAATAGACAAAGAACATACATCTGTTAGCTATTATTTTGGTGGATGACTATGTATTGCAGAGATCCTTCGTCTATAATAAGCTCTCTTGATAATATTCATTTTTGGCCGTTAGCTGCAGTTAAAAATTAAGGTTTAGAGTTCCTTCTGTCTTTAGAAAAGAGAAAGGGAGCACTctgtcttttatttaaattttggtTTCAACTTTTAAGGGGGTTGAGGCTAGGATAACTAAAGCTGCAAAATAATTTAGCAGTgcaactttcatttttattatataaaatttattttattatggGGATGGCTCTTTTATCAGTTTAGATATATTAGTGGGGTGTTGCTAAGGCTAGACATGCAAAATTTAGAAGTAGAGTGGCGTGTTTATGGTAGAATATTTAGACAGAAAATGGGCTGTCAGTAGACCAGATAAGCCACAAATGTGTGCAAGTGTATGATGGGTCTCACTAAAGACTTAATTCAGGTAACAGTTGCTGTCAGCACAATTATCTTCAATAAAATAATCATTGGACCATAACTCCATGTATGCTGCAAGTAAAccgtcaaccggttcgggttAACCGGCCGAACAGGTTCAAACAGGTAACCGGAtcggtaaaatcggaaccggttGACCGTATATTAACTACCGGTCCGGTTTCTATTTTTTTGGAACCGAAACCGGACGGTAAAACCGGTcgaattaaatttttttttttaaatgtagccATTGGGCTGCTAATTTGGACCattggccaacggtccatttgcaaaaatggccgttgtcAAACGGTCCCAAACCCATATTTtggcccccccaaccccccaaacttttttttttaacacttaacccatcccccacccctatataaacccctctccattttcattttaatccacaccaattcactcttctcaatctctcaattatagttactttgcaataattagccactttaaataaCTCATgcattatttgcaagttaaaaaaactacaacttgcaaataaatattattcaagaatgaataaaatatatggcttgTTGAGCTTtctttacttgtgttcatatttttacttatattaagttaggaatatacctaaaatatactaagaatatacttataatatacatctacttaaattaaaaattagaaagttatatacttgaaaaataactaaaatatactaagaatatacttataatataaatatacttaatttgtaaattacgaatttataaacttagaaaaaaattaagttataatatataagtattatatagtatacatataacttaaacacacacacacatatatatatatattaagttatataaatatataacttaatatatatacacaatacgtatatgctgtattgttgttagtcagtaaatatataaaccttacttataaataaatataacatatgtaaatatacctataatatgctaataaatactataatatatatatatatatatatatataatatacaaaaaaagaagaagagatttTGACACTTTTGAACCGGACCTATCCGGTTTCGATTATTTAACCGGTAAATCGAAACTCGTGGCCGGTTTCGATTTTtgaaccggaaaccggccggtttgttAACCAGTTACCAGTCtggtccggttcaaaccggttaacaGGACTAGCTGCAAGTGGTCTTTGGTCAGAAGGATTACATGTCGCACTTTGTGTCTATTTCTTTAGAGTCGTAGGAAAACCACCCCTCTtgtttattaattaaaaaaaatgggttgTGTCACCTCAAGTGAATATAAAATTAGAAGTAAACGATACCTTTTATTTGAATAAATGACTTTAGAGAATATAATATGAGGTCATGGTTCATGAGTGCTCAATATTCTTATACCATTAATAACCATGGATTCAGGCATTCATGCCAGGTAGACGCTGCAAATATTATAATTTACGCGCTCAATTGTTGCTAGCACCTAATGTGACACATATCTGTACTTGGTCACCAATCAATATCAAGTTGGTGTAAACAGAGTTAATCCAGTAGTCAACGTTAAGCATTAGAAGGAAAGCATGAAAAAGCAAATGCAGAAAGTAATAATAGACCAATTCCAGCCTCATCTATACAATTTCCAGCCAAGctctttttgttctttctttcatCATTACTCTATATGGAGTTCATCTTATTCTTTCTCATTTTATCTTTGTTCAGTATTCCTGTCTTTGGTTTTACGTTGACAGAATTTGTCTATCCCAACTTTACCGCGTCCAATCTCCAATTTATCGATAGCACTGGAAGTTTCTTGGTTTCTCACAATGGAACATTCAAAGCTGCTATCTTCAATCCCGGTTCCGAACAAGTTAATTTCTATTTCTGTGTTATCCATGTTGAATCCAATACCATTATCTGGTCTGCAAATGGTGATGCACCTGTTTCGAATTCAGGAATTATGAGGTTGACCAATAATGGTATCAATATTACTGAAAAAGATGGCAGTTTAAAGTGGTCAACTCCACCATTAAAGTTAGCAGTATACGCGATGCAGCTAACTGAGGCTGGAAATCTCCTTCTCCTTGATCAGCTTAATGGGACTCTTTGGGAAAGCTTTAATCATCCGACAGATACAATTGTAATTGGACAGAAGTTGCGTGTAGGCATGATGCTTTCAAGTGCAATATCAGGTGCTGACTTGTCAAAGGGTCATTACAGGCTTTCTTTGACTGCTTCCGATGCTATGTTACAGTGGCAAGGTCTGACATACTGGAAATTGTCCATGGAAACCAAAGCTTATGCTAATTCAAATTCTGCAGTGGAATACATGTCTGTCAATCAAACAGGTCTGTATCTTTTTGGTCAAGATGGTTCTGTAGTTGTGATAATGGTGAGCTTGTTAAAATCCACTTTTCGAATTGCCAAATTGGATGATTCAGGTCAGTTGATAGTTATTAGTTTTGTTGCCCCTGACATCAAACAAGATTTTGTTGGGCCAGTGGATGGGTGTAGAGTACCTTATGTTTGTGGAGGGCTTGGTGTATGCACCTCCGGCACGTTATCAGATAATCCTAAATGTTCCTGTCCTGCTAACTTCAATCTTAGATCACATAATTCAAGCAGCTGTGTGCCTAGTGACAGTTCCTATTCTTTGCCAGTTTCTTGTAATTCCACAAAATACAGCAATCTGTCAAATTCTTCCTCCATGTTGTACATAAGACTTGGCTTTGGTATGGATTATTTCACTACTGATTTCACCAAGCCCTTCAGGTATGGGGCAAATTTATCCGTGTGTCAAAATCTCTGCTCAGAAGACTGTTCATGCTTGGGGATATTCTACGCAAACTCATCTGGTTCTTGTTACAAACTTGAAGATGAAATAGGGTCAATTATGTTAAGGACAGGTAGAAATAATGATCTGTTGGGATTTGTTAAGATCCTGATTGGAGGTTCAACAACCTTAAGGGACAATGATGATTTTGATCAGGAAACTGCAGACTTTTCTTTAGTTGCAACAGTGGTCTTACCTTTCACAGGAATCTTCCTACTGATGGGTTTGGCTTTGATTTTGTGGAGAAGATCTAGACCCCAAACAATCGAAAAGATAAAATCCAAAAATAGCCAACCCAGTTCTCCTTATTCAGAGGACCTGGATGCCTTCTCCATCCCAGGATTACCTGTAAGGTTCGAGTACAAACATCTTCAGGCTGCAACTGATAATTTCAAGACtcagatcgggacaggaggcttTGGTGCTGTATATAAGGGCGTGCTCCCTGACAATACTCTGGTTGCCGTAAAGAAGATAATAAGTTTAAGCATTCAAGGGCAGAGAGATTTTTGTACTGAGATTGCAATCATTGGTAGTATTCACCACATAAACTTGGTCAAGTTGAAAGGTTTCTGTGCTCAAGAGAGACAACGCCTATTGGTTTATGAATATATGAACCGTGGATCGCTTGATCGCACTCTTTTTGGTAATATACCTGTCCTGGAATGGCAAGAACGGGTTGAGATCGCTCTTGGTTCTGCCCGCGGACTTGCATACTTGCACAGTGGCTGTGAACAAAAGA
Coding sequences:
- the LOC132627029 gene encoding G-type lectin S-receptor-like serine/threonine-protein kinase At5g35370; this encodes MEFILFFLILSLFSIPVFGFTLTEFVYPNFTASNLQFIDSTGSFLVSHNGTFKAAIFNPGSEQVNFYFCVIHVESNTIIWSANGDAPVSNSGIMRLTNNGINITEKDGSLKWSTPPLKLAVYAMQLTEAGNLLLLDQLNGTLWESFNHPTDTIVIGQKLRVGMMLSSAISGADLSKGHYRLSLTASDAMLQWQGLTYWKLSMETKAYANSNSAVEYMSVNQTGLYLFGQDGSVVVIMVSLLKSTFRIAKLDDSGQLIVISFVAPDIKQDFVGPVDGCRVPYVCGGLGVCTSGTLSDNPKCSCPANFNLRSHNSSSCVPSDSSYSLPVSCNSTKYSNLSNSSSMLYIRLGFGMDYFTTDFTKPFRYGANLSVCQNLCSEDCSCLGIFYANSSGSCYKLEDEIGSIMLRTGRNNDLLGFVKILIGGSTTLRDNDDFDQETADFSLVATVVLPFTGIFLLMGLALILWRRSRPQTIEKIKSKNSQPSSPYSEDLDAFSIPGLPVRFEYKHLQAATDNFKTQIGTGGFGAVYKGVLPDNTLVAVKKIISLSIQGQRDFCTEIAIIGSIHHINLVKLKGFCAQERQRLLVYEYMNRGSLDRTLFGNIPVLEWQERVEIALGSARGLAYLHSGCEQKIVHCDVKPENILLHDNFQAKISDFGLSKLLNREQSSLITTMRGTRGYLAPEWLTSSSISDKTDVYSFGMVLLEIVSGRKNCSPRTQSHSLDDTVTGDHSSSSSARELVYFPLFALEMHEQGRYLELADPKLEGRVSGGDIEKFVRVALCCVHEEPSLRPTMVSVVSMLEGEIPPTEPRMESLNFLRFYGRRFAEASTMEEAGGRTDVMLYPQANTSHTTSRSVSNAYFSYISSQQISGPR